Proteins from one Camelina sativa cultivar DH55 chromosome 8, Cs, whole genome shotgun sequence genomic window:
- the LOC104705391 gene encoding protein OVEREXPRESSOR OF CATIONIC PEROXIDASE 3-like: MAVALSSSSGVVSHLLPPSFSSSSRVSVNRVLFRNRKSSPCSLSLPFHSPSLRSVLVFARGKNRKGFASSSSPSPKKNKKKSFERDDNGESEEEDDPFEALFNLLEEDLKNDNSSIDDEEISEEELNALADELARVLGGGDDDDDGIDLFGSATGDVVDDKDENEDEDDNNDDEDDEDENDDDSEEEDERPSKLKNWQLRRLAYALKAGRRKTSIKNLAAEVCLDRAYVLELLRDPPPKLLMLSATLPDEKPPVAAPENSSPDPTPVESSSAEEEDVVVEPVEKVKDEAVHVMQQRWSAQKRVKKAHIETLEKVYRRSKRPTNAVVSSIVQVTNLPRKRVLKWFEDKRAEDGVPDKRAPYQAPV; this comes from the exons ATGGCGGttgctctatcttcttcttccggcgtcgtctctcatcttcttcctccgtcGTTTTCTTCGTCGTCACGTGTGTCCGTCAACAGAGTTCTATTTCGGAATCGGAAATCTAGTCCTTGTAGTCTATCTCTTCCATTTCACAGTCCGTCTCTTCGATCTGTACTTGTTTTTGCTCGTGGGAAGAATCGAAAAGGATTCGCGTCTTCGTCTTCGCCGTCGccgaagaagaacaaaaag aaaagtTTTGAGCGAGATGATAATGGAGAAAGCGAGGAAGAGGATGATCCATTTGAGGCATTGTTTAATCTATTggaagaagatttgaagaatGATAATTCGTCAATCGATGATGAGGAGATCAGTGAGGAAGAGTTAAATGCATTAGCAGACGAGTTAGCTCGAGTATTAGGTGGtggtgacgatgatgatgatggcatTGACTTGTTTGGTTCAGCCACTGGTGATGTTGTGGATgataaagatgaaaatgaagatgaagatgataataatgatgatgaagatgatgaagatgaaaatgatgatgacagtgaagaagaagatgaaagaccGAGTAAGCTGAAGAATTGGCAGCTTAGAAGATTGGCTTATGCATTGAAAGCTGGCCGTCGTAAAACTAGT ATAAAAAATCTGGCAGCTGAGGTTTGTCTAGACAGGGCTTATGTTCTTGAATTACTTCGTGACCCTCCTCCGAAGCTTCTAATGTTAAGTGCTACACTACCAGATGAAAAACCGCCAGTAGCAGCACCTGAAAACTCCTCACCTGATCCAACTCCAGTGGAATCATCATcagccgaagaagaagatgttgtggTCGAACCTGTCGAAAAAGTAAAAGACGAAGCAGTTCATGTGATGCAACAAAGATGGTCTGCTCAGAAAAGAGTGAAGAAAGCTCACATTGAAACACTAGAAAAAGTTTACAGAAGATCAAAACGACCCACT AATGCGGTGGTTAGCAGCATTGTTCAAGTGACGAATCTTCCAAGGAAGCGAGTTTTGAAGTGGTTCGAAGATAAACGAGCAGAGGACGGAGTTCCAGATAAGCGTGCTCCATATCAAGCTCCTGTTTGA
- the LOC104705392 gene encoding uncharacterized protein LOC104705392 — MANPGQSKGWLKKWTSMASSVYFVLIILQIPLFRVPCRSGMCSSPIHVTSSQLISSEIFPVPVIKALLYPGAIVNGLATNMTFPKWENVLDIYNLTNVKEASAVTDLQRLEVLAGSYFSVAGAFVGLLKPGRMGMFGSLLLVWGLVKEGILGKPVNTDPAKTVYVYPTMVIAMICAFSMIKYDLRKATRAAPARPIAKPLMSSSKSKLK, encoded by the exons ATGGCGAATCCAGGGCAATCAAAGGGATGGCTTAAGAAATGGACGTCAATGGCTTCATCGGTTTACTTCgtcttgatcatacttcagaTCCCTCTCTTCAG GGTTCCATGTAGATCTGGTATGTGTTCATCTCCGATCCATGTGACATCGTCTCAGTTGATTTCTAGTGAGATCTTTCCTGTTCCGGTGATTAAGGCTCTCTTGTACCCTGGTGCTATTGTCAATGGTCTTGCCACCAACATGACGTTTCCAAAGTGGGAGAATGTCTTAGATATTTACAATCTCACCAATGTCAAAGAAGCATCTGCCGTGACCGATCTTCAGCGCCTAGAG GTTCTTGCAGGGAGTTACTTTTCTGTAGCTGGAGCGTTTGTAGGTTTGCTAAAGCCTGGTAGGATGGGCATGTTTGGGTCATTGCTACTAGTTTGGGGTCTTGTTAAAGAAGGGATCTTAGGGAAGCCAGTAAATACTGACCCAGCCAAAACCGTCTATGTGTACCCGACCATGGTGATTGCGATGATCTGCGCTTTCTCTATGATAAAGTATGACTTGAGGAAAGCCACGAGGGCCGCTCCAGCTCGTCCCATTGCTAAACCTCTAATGAGTTCTTCAAAGTCTAAGCTGAAGTAG
- the LOC104705393 gene encoding cyclin-A2-2-like, with the protein MYSSSSMHPNANKENVSTLDVQENFVRITRSRAKNALGGGVSVPLTKPSFKQQKKRAVLKDVSSASAENIYSELLKGGNIKANRKCLKKPNKAAKEGANIAMEMMVDMHTEKSKLAEDLSKIRMAEAQVASLPNSKDEEVTEKEEEGSGVMDFLQVVDIDSNVEDPQCCSLYAGDIYDNIHVAELQQRPLANYMELVQRDIDPDMRKILIDWLVEVSDDYKLVPDTLYLTVNLIDRFLSNTYIERQRLQLLGVSCMLIASKYEELCAPRVEEFCFITANTYTKPEVLSMEIQVLNLVHFKLSVPTTKTFLRRFIKAAQASYKAPLIELEFLANYLAELTLMEYTFLRFLPSLTAASAVFLARWTLDQTDHPWNPTLQHYTRYEVADLKSTVLAMEDLQLNTSGCTLAATREKYNQPKFKSVAKLTSPKRVTSLFSR; encoded by the exons ATGTATTCCTCTTCTTCGATGCATCCGaatgcaaacaaagaaaatgtcTCCACTTTAGATGTTCAGGAGAATTTTGTTCGAATAACGAGATCACGAGCTAAAAATGCTTTGGGGGGAGGAGTATCAGTACCTTTAACAAAACCCTCTTTTAAACAG CAAAAGAAACGTGCAGTACTTAAGGATGTCAGTAGTGCTTCTGCAGAAAATATTTATTCAGAACTCCTCAAGGGAGGCAACATCAAG GCTAACAGAAAATGTCTAAAGAAGCCTAATAAAGCAGCAAAGGAAGGTGCTAATATTGCCATGGAAATGATGGTAGATATGCATaccgaaaaatcaaaattagcaGAAGATTTGTCCAAGATCAGGATGGCTGAAGCCCAAGTTGCGTCTCTTCCAAATTCTAAAGATGAAGAAGTTACTGAGAAAG AAGAAGAGGGATCTGGTGTCATGGATTTTCTTCAAGTTGTAGATATTGATTCCAACGTCGAAGATCCACAGTGTTGCAGTTTATATGCTGGTGATATATACGACAACATACATGTTGCAGAG CTTCAACAACGACCCTTGGCTAATTATATGGAGCTTGTGCAGCGAGATATCGATCCAGACATGAGAAAGATTCTGATTGACTGGCTTGTAGAG GTTTCTGACGACTACAAGCTGGTTCCAGATACACTTTACCTAACAGTGAATCTTATCGACCGGTTTCTGTCCAACACTTACATTGAAAGGCAAAGACTCCAGCTCCTTGGTGTCTCTTGCATGCTTATAGCTTC AAAATATGAAGAGCTTTGCGCTCCACGGGTGGAGGAGTTTTGTTTCATTACGGCCAACACATACACAAAACCAGAG GTGCTGAGCATGGAGATTCAAGTTCTAAATTTGGTGCACTTTAAATTATCGGTTCCTACCACCAAAACATTTCTGAG GCGGTTTATTAAAGCAGCTCAAGCTTCTTACAAG GCACCTCTCATTGAATTGGAGTTTTTAGCAAACTATCTCGCCGAATTGACACTCATGGAATATACTTTCCTAAGGTTCCTGCCATCACTAACTGCTGCTTCAGCTGTTTTCCTTGCCAGATGGACACTCGACCAAACTGACCATCCTTGG AACCCTACTCTGCAACACTACACCAGATATGAGGTAGCTGATCTGAAGAGCACAGTTCTCGCAATGGAGGACTTGCAGCTCAACACCAGTGGCTGTACCCTCGCTGCCACCCGTGAGAAATACAACCAACCAAAG TTTAAGAGCGTGGCAAAGCTGACATCTCCCAAACGAGTCACATCACTTTTCTCAAGATGA
- the LOC104705394 gene encoding pentatricopeptide repeat-containing protein At5g11310, mitochondrial-like, giving the protein MNSLFTSFRRNLLLNPNPHNQFLLHRLLSSSPRSFPSIPVEPLIQRLQSPAAHDSTCTPPHHIAVPDLSTISNLLENTNVAPGSSLASALDETGIEPSVELVQALFDRLSSSPMLLHSVYKWAETKPGFTLSPSVFDSVINSLCKAREFEIAWSLIFDRVRSDEGSNLVSADTFIVLIRRYARAGIVQQAIRAFEFARSYDPVCKSASELKLLEVLLDTLCKEGHVREASMYLERIRVMMDSNWVPSVRIFNILLNGWFRSRKLKQAEKLWEDMKAMNVKPTVVTYGTLIEGYCSMRRVEIAMEVLEDMKMAEMELNFMVFNPIIEGLGEAGRLQEALGMMERFFVCESGPTIVTYNSLVKNFCKAGDLSGASKILKMMMTRGVDPTPTTYNHFFKYFSKHGMTEAGMNLYFKLIEAGHSPDRLTYHLILKMLCEDGKLSLAMQVIKEMKNRGIDPDLLTTTMLIHLLCRLDMWEESFEEFENAVRRGIIPQYITFKMIDNGLRLKGMTDMAKRLSSLMSSLPHSKKLPNTYREAVDGPPDKDRRKSILHRAEAMSDVLKGCRNPRKLVKMRGSHKKAVHDDENSIDDVNEQHGDAKGFE; this is encoded by the coding sequence ATGAACTCTCTGTTCACCTCCTTCCGCCGTAACCTCCTCTTAAACCCTAATCCTCACAACCAATTCCTTCTTCATAGATTGTTATCATCATCTCCCCGTTCATTCCCGTCCATTCCCGTTGAGCCTCTCATCCAACGGTTACAATCACCCGCCGCACACGATTCTACATGTACTCCGCCGCATCATATCGCCGTTCCCGATCTCTCCACTATATCGAATCTTCTCGAGAACACTAACGTTGCTCCCGGTTCGAGTCTCGCATCCGCTCTTGATGAAACCGGAATCGAACCGAGTGTTGAGTTGGTTCAAGCATTGTTCGATCGGTTAAGTTCATCGCCGATGTTGCTTCACTCTGTGTACAAATGGGCTGAGACGAAACCTGGGTTCACGCTTTCTCCTTCAGTGTTCGATTCTGTTATCAATTCTTTGTGTAAAGCTCGTGAATTTGAAATTGCTTGGTCGTTGATTTTTGATCGAGTGAGAAGCGATGAAGGATCGAATCTGGTTTCTGCTGATACGTTCATCGTTTTGATCAGACGGTACGCTCGTGCTGGTATTGTGCAACAAGCTATACGAGCTTTTGAATTCGCTAGAAGTTATGATCCTGTTTGTAAATCAGCTTCAGAGCTTAAGTTGCTTGAGGTTTTATTAGATACACTTTGTAAAGAAGGACATGTTAGAGAAGCTTCAATGTATTTAGAGAGAATAAGAGTGATGATGGATTCAAATTGGGTTCCTTCTGTTCGTATTTTCAACATTTTATTGAATGGATGGTTCCGTTCAAGAAAGCTAAAGCAGGCTGAGAAGTTATGGGAAGATATGAAAGCGATGAATGTGAAGCCGACTGTTGTTACTTACGGTACTCTCATAGAAGGGTATTGCAGTATGCGTCGTGTTGAGATTGCTATGGAAGTTCTTGAAGATATGAAGATGGCAGAAATGGAGCTTAATTTTATGGTGTTTAATCCTATAATCGAAGGTTTAGGAGAAGCAGGTCGGTTACAAGAAGCTTTAGGAATGATGGAGAGGTTCTTTGTTTGTGAATCAGGTCCTACGATAGTGACTTATAATTCACTTGTGAAGAACTTTTGCAAGGCTGGAGATCTCTCTGGTGCTAGCAAGATactcaagatgatgatgacacgAGGTGTTGATCCTACTCCGACTACATATAACCATTTCTTTAAGTATTTCTCAAAGCATGGCATGACTGAAGCGGGGATGAACTTATACTTCAAGTTGATTGAAGCTGGACATAGTCCAGACCGGTTAACATACCATTTGATCTTGAAAATGCTTTGCGAGGATGGGAAGCTGAGTTTGGCAATGCAAGTGATCAAGGAgatgaaaaacagaggaattgaTCCTGACTTATTAACAACCACGATGCTGATCCATTTGCTCTGCAGACTCGACATGTGGGAAGAATCATTCGAAGAGTTTGAGAATGCGGTGAGACGAGGGATTATTCCACAGTACATCACGTTTAAGATGATTGATAACGGGTTGAGATTGAAAGGGATGACTGATATGGCGAAGAGATTGTCAAGTCTAATGTCGTCTCTTCCTCACTCGAAGAAGCTGCCAAATACATACAGAGAAGCCGTAGATGGGCCGCCTGATAAAGATAGAAGGAAGTCTATTTTGCATAGAGCAGAAGCAATGTCTGATGTGTTGAAAGGTTGCagaaacccaagaaaactcGTGAAGATGCGTGGATCTCACAAGAAAGCCGTTCATGACGACGAAAACTCGATAGATGATGTAAACGAACAACATGGAGATGCAAAGGGTTTCGAGTGA
- the LOC104705397 gene encoding probable indole-3-pyruvate monooxygenase YUCCA4 encodes MDTCRELEPSHIFVPGPIIVGAGPSGLAVAACLSNRGVPSVILERTDCLASLWQKRTYDRLKIHLPKHFCELPLMPFPKNFPKYPSKQQFISYVESYAARFNIKPVFNQTVEKAEFDAVSGLWNVKTQDGVYTSTWLVVATGENAEPVVPDIPGLKKFTGSVVHTSAYKSGSVFANRKVLVVGCGNSGMEVSLDLCRYNALPHMVVRNSVHVLPRDFFGLSTFGIAMTLLKWFPLKLVDTILLLLANSTLGNTDHLGLRRPKTGPIELKNVTGKTPVLDVGAISLIRSGHIRVTQAVKEITKNGAKFVNGQEIEFDSIILATGYKSNVPYWLKDNSFFTKEGMPKTPFPNGWKGEEGLYTVGFTRRGLSGTAFDAVKIADDIKDQWMKSNGPLSSRNICSSHIIHLHFNKS; translated from the exons ATGGACACTTGTAGAGAACTAGAGCCTAGTCACATCTTCGTTCCTGGTCCGATCATCGTCGGTGCTGGTCCCTCCGGTTTAGCAGTAGCGGCTTGTTTATCAAACCGAGGCGTACCATCGGTTATCCTCGAGAGAACCGACTGTTTAGCTTCTCTATGGCAAAAAAGAACCTACGACCGTCTCAAAATCCATCTCCCTAAACACTTTTGCGAGCTTCCTCTTATGCCTTTCcctaaaaactttccaaaatacCCTTCCAAGCAACAGTTCATCTCCTACGTTGAGTCATACGCTGCCCGGTTTAATATCAAACCGGTGTTTAACCAAACCGTCGAGAAAGCCGAGTTCGATGCCGTCTCTGGTCTATGGAATGTGAAGACGCAAGACGGTGTATACACATCCACGTGGCTGGTGGTTGCCACAGGGGAAAACGCTGAACCGGTGGTTCCGGATATACCCGGTTTGAAGAAGTTTACTGGATCTGTTGTTCACACTAGTGCGTATAAGTCCGGTTCGGTGTTTGCAAACCGGAAGGTTTTGGTAGTTGGTTGTGGAAACTCCGGGATGGAGGTCAGCTTGGATCTTTGTAGATACAATGCTCTGCCTCATATGGTAGTTAGAAACTCt GTACATGTGTTACCAAGAGACTTCTTTGGCCTATCGACATTTGGAATAGCAATGACACTACTGAAATGGTTTCCTCTAAAGCTAGTGGACACTATTCTCCTACTTCTTGCTAATTCTACGTTGGGTAATACCGACCATTTAGGCCTTCGACGACCTAAAACAGGACCAATTGAGCTTAAGAACGTCACCGGTAAAACTCCGGTTCTTGATGTCGGCGCCATTTCTTTAATCCGATCAGGACACATTAGA GTGACGCAAGCGGTGAAAGAAATAACAAAGAACGGAGCAAAGTTTGTAAACGGGCAAGAAATTGAATTCGACTCGATAATATTAGCGACCGGATATAAGAGTAACGTACCCTATTGGCTTAAG GACAACAGTTTTTTCACAAAAGAAGGAATGCCAAAAACGCCATTTCCTAACGGTTGGAAAGGAGAGGAGGGACTTTACACGGTGGGTTTCACGAGAAGAGGACTCTCAGGAACAGCCTTTGACGCCGTTAAGATCGCTGATGATATAAAAGACCAATGGATGAAATCTAACGGCCCGTTGAGTAGTAGGAATATTTGTAGTTCCCATATCATCCATCTTCATTTCAATAAATCGTAA
- the LOC104709086 gene encoding F-box/kelch-repeat protein At3g04660-like: protein MKRVKKENDPQIRDDNTSMVDLPRDLIEKILVRLPAKSVPKLIVVSKLWSSIIRSKHFIDLYLEQSLTRPCFLLSFHRDSIRFFNSVSPSSSYTCTTSSFLDNKRLCSQSYNVSPPVRGLICCQDLDKMVVSNPSTGQLLVLPKLNTRRKLGISRFLGYDTVEDEYKVLCMTVSQVSGPFVSEEHQVLTLKGGAQKKNKEEATWRMIECKVPHCPATKGICMTTTMTGVIYYGAWSSSDRDKHESLIVCFDVKLEEFSLVKLPDGVEIESHDQSDLVNYQGKIALLNNSWVQSSFSGKFDMWVLEDVVKPEWSKISIVVPSWNDLVGKCLIKCRGAIPSFGEFIFSPAYSDSSFFIITYDREKDIGRRVVIEGLGDNLRSVSLFLDHVECPIIL from the coding sequence ATGAAGAGGGTTAAGAAGGAAAACGATCCACAGATACGAGACGACAACACATCCATGGTTGATCTTCCTCGAGATCTGATCGAAAAGATTCTTGTGAGGTTGCCGGCTAAATCCGTACCAAAGCTCATCGTCGTCTCGAAGCTCTGGTCTTCTATCATCCGCAGCAAACATTTCATCGATCTCTACCTGGAACAATCTTTAACTCGTCCATGTTTTCTCCTCTCGTTCCACCGTGACAGCATCCGGTTCTTCAACTCAGTCTCACCGTCTTCTTCTTACACTTGTACAACATCAAGCTTTCTTGATAATAAGCGGCTCTGTTCACAAAGTTACAACGTTTCTCCACCTGTACGCGGCTTGATCTGCTGTCAAGATTTGGATAAGATGGTGGTTTCGAATCCTAGCACGGGCCAGCTCTTGGTTTTACCCAAACTCAACACTAGGAGAAAACTAGGGATATCAAGGTTTTTGGGATACGATACGGTTGAAGATGAATACAAAGTCTTGTGCATGACGGTATCGCAAGTTTCTGGGCCGTTTGTGAGCGAAGAGCATCAAGTTTTAACATTAAAAGGAGGAGCtcagaagaagaataaagaagaagctaCATGGAGGATGATCGAATGTAAGGTTCCGCATTGTCCTGCAACCAAAGGGATATGtatgacgacgacgatgactGGTGTTATTTACTACGGAGCTTGGTCCAGTAGTGATAGAGATAAACACGAATCTCTAATTGTGTGCTTTGATGTGAAATTGGAAGAGTTTTCTCTTGTTAAGTTACCCGATGGTGTCGAAATTGAAAGTCATGATCAATCTGATTTGGTCAACTACCAGGGGAAGATAGCTTTGTTGAATAACTCATGGGTTCAGAGCTCATTCTCTGGTAAATTTGATATGTGGGTTTTGGAAGATGTCGTCAAACCAGAATGGTCAAAGATCTCTATCGTGGTTCCTTCTTGGAATGATTTAGTTGGAAAATGCTTAATAAAATGCAGAGGGGCCATTCCTAGTTTCGGCGAATTCATTTTCTCACCAGCCTATTCGGATAGCTCCTTCTTTATTATCACTTACGATCGCGAGAAAGATATTGGCAGAAGAGTTGTGATTGAAGGACTTGGAGATAACTTGCGTTCTGTGAGCCTCTTCTTGGATCATGTGGAGTGTCCTATAATTCTCTAA
- the LOC104705399 gene encoding N-alpha-acetyltransferase 50 produces MGAGREVSVSLDGVRDKNLMQLKKLNTVLFPVRYSDKYYADAIASGEFTKLAYYSDICVGAIACRLEKKEGGGMRIYIMTLGVLAPYRGIGIGSKLLNHVLDMCSKQNMCEIYLHVQTNNEDAIKFYKKFGFEITDTIQNYYINIEPSDCYVVSKSFAQSEANK; encoded by the exons ATGGGAGCTGGGAGAGAAGTCAGCGTATCACTAGATGGAGTCAGAGACAAAAACTTGATGCAGCTCAAGAAACTCAACACGGTTCTCTTCCCTGTTCGCTACAGCGACAAGTACTACGCCGATGCAATCGCTTCCGGCGAATTCACCAAGCTTG cATATTACAGTGACATATGTGTTGGAGCTATCGCCTGTCGtctggagaagaaagaaggtgGGGGCATGCGAATTTATATAATGACGCTTGGTGTTCTTGCCCCATACCGTGGGATTGGCATTG GTTCAAAGCTATTGAATCATGTTCTTGACATGTGCTCAAAGCAAAACATGTGTGAGATATACTTGCACGTGCAGACAAACAACGAAGACGCGATCAAGTTCTACAAGAAGTTTGGGTTTGAGATCACAGATACCATACAAAACTATTACATCAACATTGAACCAAGTGATTGCTACGTTGTCAGCAAGTCCTTCGCTCAGTCTGAAGCCAACAAATGA